A DNA window from Deltaproteobacteria bacterium contains the following coding sequences:
- a CDS encoding wax ester/triacylglycerol synthase family O-acyltransferase — translation MASHSTTERPEPTDHAPPPTPRVRAGDDRLTPLDASFLYLERPTELLHVGAVAVLESTPPFDELVATLGERLGALERYRQVPVRSTLDVAAPRWQADPAFDARRHFHRLAVPAPGDEAALRRALQEIFARPLPSDRPLWECWFLEGLAGGRAALLTKVHHCMVDGVSGVQVLEVMADGWETRLGAAPPALADVPEPVRQLRGVAASVGRMLDAVAHPRRAVEGVRAAASAAGAVLDVVGRRLVPFPFNGPLGEERRIAWATFDLDEFLAIRGAAGCKVNDVALAVIAGALRRLLPVEATQPPRRVRALIPVNVRRDDEHLRLGNRVSGMFAALPVDVADARERLRIVAAEMRANKEAGQGQVFDLALGIAGIVPSVLAPMLSRLPQWWPVAHTVCTNVPGPREPRRLLGRRVLEVHPLVPLAAGIGLGFAILSYAGTISIAATADASLVPDVDRLPTALRVSADELALHLGVRDAAKHPHPPYGGAVTVGDLMTRDVVSIRTAELLANAWRTMRERRIRHLPVVDRHKALVGLVTHRDLLAASPSSLALHDERERVRGLGWATAAEIMESHVSTAAADESAADVAIRMVRQKIGCLPVVDARGALVGIVTEEDFLRWSATLLAGYGRPADPTEIGDQR, via the coding sequence ATGGCTTCACACTCCACCACCGAACGCCCCGAGCCGACCGACCACGCCCCGCCGCCGACACCGCGGGTGCGCGCGGGCGACGACCGGCTGACCCCGCTCGACGCTTCGTTCCTCTACCTCGAGCGGCCGACCGAGCTGCTGCACGTCGGGGCGGTCGCCGTCCTCGAATCGACGCCGCCTTTCGACGAGCTCGTCGCCACGCTCGGCGAGCGGCTCGGCGCCCTCGAGCGCTACCGGCAGGTTCCGGTGCGCTCCACCCTCGACGTCGCGGCGCCGCGCTGGCAGGCCGATCCCGCGTTCGACGCGCGCCGGCACTTCCATCGGCTCGCCGTTCCCGCGCCGGGCGACGAAGCGGCCCTGCGCCGGGCGCTCCAGGAGATCTTCGCGCGGCCGCTTCCCTCCGACCGTCCGCTCTGGGAGTGCTGGTTCCTCGAAGGGCTCGCCGGCGGGCGGGCCGCACTCCTCACCAAGGTCCATCACTGCATGGTCGACGGTGTGAGCGGCGTGCAGGTGCTGGAGGTCATGGCGGACGGATGGGAAACACGCCTCGGGGCGGCGCCGCCCGCGCTCGCCGACGTGCCGGAACCCGTCCGGCAGCTGCGCGGCGTCGCGGCGAGCGTCGGCCGGATGCTCGACGCCGTCGCGCATCCGCGCCGTGCGGTCGAAGGCGTCCGCGCGGCGGCGTCGGCAGCCGGCGCCGTCCTCGACGTCGTCGGCCGGCGCCTCGTACCGTTCCCGTTCAACGGCCCGCTCGGCGAGGAGCGCCGTATCGCGTGGGCGACCTTCGACCTCGACGAGTTCCTCGCGATCCGCGGCGCCGCCGGCTGCAAGGTGAACGACGTGGCGCTGGCCGTCATCGCGGGCGCGCTCCGTCGACTCCTGCCGGTCGAGGCGACGCAGCCGCCGCGGCGCGTGCGCGCGCTCATCCCCGTGAACGTCCGCCGCGACGACGAGCATCTGCGGCTCGGCAATCGCGTGTCGGGCATGTTCGCGGCGCTCCCGGTCGACGTCGCCGACGCGCGCGAGCGTCTGCGGATCGTCGCGGCCGAGATGCGCGCCAACAAGGAAGCCGGACAAGGGCAGGTGTTCGACCTGGCGCTCGGCATCGCGGGGATCGTGCCGTCGGTCCTGGCGCCGATGCTGTCGCGGCTGCCGCAATGGTGGCCGGTCGCGCACACGGTCTGCACGAACGTGCCCGGTCCGCGCGAGCCGCGTCGCCTCCTCGGCCGCCGCGTTCTCGAGGTCCATCCGCTCGTGCCGCTCGCGGCCGGGATCGGCCTCGGCTTCGCGATCCTGAGCTACGCCGGAACGATCTCGATCGCGGCGACGGCCGACGCGAGCCTCGTCCCCGACGTCGATCGGCTGCCGACGGCGCTGCGCGTCTCGGCCGACGAGCTGGCGCTCCACCTCGGCGTGCGCGACGCGGCGAAGCATCCTCATCCGCCGTACGGCGGCGCGGTCACGGTCGGCGACCTCATGACCCGCGACGTGGTCAGCATCCGGACCGCGGAGCTCCTGGCGAACGCCTGGAGGACCATGCGCGAGCGGCGTATTCGCCACCTGCCGGTCGTCGATCGGCACAAAGCGCTCGTCGGGCTCGTCACCCACCGCGACCTGCTCGCGGCGTCGCCGAGCTCGCTTGCGCTCCACGACGAGCGCGAGCGTGTCCGCGGCCTCGGTTGGGCGACCGCGGCCGAGATCATGGAATCGCACGTCAGCACGGCCGCTGCCGACGAGTCGGCGGCCGACGTCGCGATCCGCATGGTGCGCCAGAAGATCGGCTGCTTGCCAGTCGTCGACGCCC
- a CDS encoding CBS domain-containing protein: protein MRRSTSVREYMSRLPEEIDRRETLAAAVDRMAAHDVRHIPVMDGPAVYGVLSRADALDAWLRYGHRAREVAVGEVCTREPLEVSPVTPIGEVAAQMLERRVTSALVSDGHVLVGIFTSTDALRVLAEQLAP from the coding sequence ATGAGGAGATCGACGTCGGTTCGCGAGTACATGAGCCGATTGCCCGAGGAGATCGACCGCCGCGAGACGCTCGCCGCGGCGGTCGACCGCATGGCGGCGCACGACGTACGGCACATCCCGGTCATGGACGGACCGGCGGTCTACGGCGTGCTGTCGCGCGCGGATGCGCTCGACGCGTGGCTGCGCTACGGACACCGCGCCCGCGAGGTGGCGGTCGGCGAGGTCTGCACCCGCGAGCCGCTCGAGGTCTCGCCGGTGACGCCGATCGGCGAGGTGGCGGCGCAGATGCTCGAGCGCCGGGTCACGAGCGCGCTCGTGAGCGACGGCCATGTGCTGGTCGGCATCTTCACCAGCACCGACGCGCTCCGCGTGCTCGCCGAGCAGCTGGCCCCGTAG